The Caballeronia sp. TF1N1 DNA window CGAGCGCGCCGCCGGATGCCGCCTCGGCCTGGCGCACGCGCGCACGCTGACCGTTGATCGGAAAGTTCCAGTTGATGAGCGGACCGAAAGCCCACCGGTTGGTCGAGGCGCCGAGCAAGTCTTCGGCAACGCCCACCGACCCGACCGATGCCCCGAAACTCACCGATGGATAAAGCGCCGCCGTCGCCACGCCGATACGCGCCGTCGATGCCGCCAGTTGCCGCTCCGCCTGCCGCACGTCGGGTCGGCGTCTGAGCAGCGCCGCGCCGTCGCCGACCGGAATCGGCTGCCGCACATGCGGCGCCTTCTTGCAGGCGAGCGTGGCACGCGGCAATTGCGCGGCAGGACGCGCGAGCAGCATGGCGAGCCGATACTGCGCCACGCGGCGACGCGCCACATAACGCGGGATGTCGGCGGCGAGCGTGTCGGACTGCGTTTGTCCGCGCGTGACCTCGGACTGATTGCCACGGCCTGCATCGCGCAGACGCTGCGAAAGCGTCACACGCTGCTTCTGCAAGGACAGCGATCGTTGCGCGATGCCGAGCTCTTCGGCGGCCGCGCACGAATCGACATACGCGCGCACGACATCGGCGACCACGGTGATGCGCGCGAGATCGAGCGCGGCTTCGATGGCTTCGTCATCGGCATTGGCGGCTTCGACACCGCGCTTGAGCTTGCCGAAGAGATCGAATTCATAGGAGACGCTCAGGTCGAGCACGCCTTCATTGACGACCGGAAGCTTTTCGGTCAGCAGATACTGCTCCGCCGATTCCTGCGCGCGCTGAAACCCCACCGACGACTTGGACGAGAAGCCGCCTTGCTGATTGGCGAATTCCACTTCGGCGCGCGAACGCGCGAGATTCGCCGCCGCCACGCGCAGATCGGAATTCGAAAGCAGCGCTTCGTTGACGAGCTCGTCGAGCGCGGGATCGTCGTAGAGACGCCACCACTTCGCGGGCACCGTGCCTTGCGTGACGGGCGCTCGATCGGCTCCATCGATGGCGGCATTCGCGTAGTCCCGGTTGACGACCGCGCCGTCGGGCAGCTTGTAATTCGGCCCGACGGTCATGCAGCCGGCAAGCGCGAGCGTCGAAGCAAGAAGCGTGAGGCCGCAGCGCTTGAGCAGCTTGGGACGCTTGGGTCGCTTAGGCATCGAGATGACGCGGTGTTTCATCGCGAAGCACCCGAAGCACCCGAAGCCGCATGCGCCGCCACCGGCGATGCAGGCGCGGTGGCCTGAGCGGGCACGGTGTTCGAAGCGGGCCGCGCGCCGACCGTCGGGCCGATGCCGCGTACCGAAACCGTCGCCGTGCGTCCCGCGATCATGCGGAAATCGGCGGGAATCTCATCGAGCGTCACGCGCACGGGGATGCGCTGCGCGAGTCGCACCCAGCTGAACGCAGGGTTCACGTTCGGCAGAAGACTCGAGCTTTGCTGACGATCGCGATCCTCGATTGCCGCCACGATGCTCTGCACATGACCGCGCAGCAGATTCGGCTCGCCCATCACCTTGATATCCACCGGTTGGCCGATGTCGATGCCATGCAGCTTGGTCTCTTCGAAGTAACCATCGACGCGGAAGGAGTTCATATCGACCACGGACAGCACGGCGCGGCCCGAGGCGACGTATTCGCCGACTTTCGGCGCGCGGTCGTTGAGATAACCGTCGACCGGGCTCAGCACTTCGGTGCGCTGCAGATTGAGCCGCGCGGTATCGATGGCGACGTCGGCATCCGCGAGCGCGGCAGCGGCCTGTTCGACGCGCGAATGCGTTTCTTCCACGACCTCGCGCGCAACGAGATTGCCGAGCGAGCGATTGCGCACGTCCTCGCGCTTCGCCTGATCGAGCGTGGCGCGGCGTTGTTGCGCGGCGGCTTGCGCGTTGCGCAGTGCGAGCGTGTAGCGCGCCTGATCGATCACGAAGAGCACGTCGCCGCGTTTGACTTGCTGATTGTCGACGACCTTGACATCGGTGATGAGACCGGCCACGTCCGGCGCGACCTGAATGACGTCGGCGCGCACGTGGCCATCGCGCGTCCAGGGCGCGAACATGTAGTAATCGACCAGCTTCCACAGGACCGCGCCTGCAATTGCGACGACGATGAGCGTGAGCAGAATCTGCCCGACGGAGAACCAGGTTTTTTTCACGGGATGAGCCGATGCGAAACGACGACGACAAGCCCCAGCACCAAGACGTAGATGCCGAGATCGAAAACGGAGCGATGCCACACGAAACGATAGAAGCCCACGCGTGCGAGCACCGTGCGAATCACGAGGTTCACCAGATAAGCGATGAACATGAGCACGAGCACGGCGGGCACGAAGACGCCGAGAATATCGATTTCGCCGATCATGCGAGTCGATCCGAAGAGAGCGTTCGAGACGGCATCACGCGGGTTCCTGACGTTCGTTGGCGGGTTTATCGACAGCGGGCGGATGCAGCGAAAGCCGGATGCCGACGAGCGCATGCAGCGTATCGCGCAACGAACGCTCGCCGCGCGACGCGACGGGCGCGGCTTCTTCCGCGACGCTGTTGGCCGCCACGACTTGCCGCGCGGCGGCGTCGATGGTCTGAATGAGCGTGCCCGGTACCGGCTGACGCGCGCGCCGTTCGAGGCAATGCTGGAAATACTGGCGAACGCCGGCGAGTACATCGTCGATGGACGATTGCACTTCCACCGACATCTTGCGGCGCGCGCGGCGCAGATCGAGCGCGTTGAGCGCCACGCGAAAATCGCGGAAACTTTCGATGGACGGATGCCGGTGCGCATCCGTTGCGGCGAGACGCGGCAGCACCTGCATCAGCCGGTCGAGCATGCGCGAGTAGAAGTTGCGCTGGTCGTGAAAGGCTTCGGGCAAGGTGCTCCTGACGATATCGCGCCACGCCGAGCGCGTGAGCCGCGCGACGGCCAGTTCCGCGCCGAAGGGCCGCGTTACGCGCGTCCAGACGAAGGCGAACAGAAGTCCCGCGACGCCTGCCAGATTGCTGTTGAGAAACACGAAGAAGTCCGCTTCGTAGGCGCTTTGGATGCTGATGAAGGTCGCCGTGTTGACGGCCACGAGCATGGTGACGAGATTGAAGCGCGGCCGCGGAATCAGCGTGCCGATGATCAGGAACGGTATCGCGAAGATCAACACGAGCATGGCGAAGTCGTGCACGTGCGGCAGCACCGCGAACACATAGAGACCGGCCAGCACCACGCTCATGCAGGTGGCGAGAAAGAACGCGAACACTTGGGGCGCGGGTTCGTCGAGCGCCGCGAAGAAGCAGCAGGCGACAGCGGCGAGCGTCACGGCGCCGGCTCCGTCGTTCCAGCCTGATTCGATCCACAAGCCGCACGCGACGATGATCGCGCTGACCGCCACGCCCGTCGAGAAGAGCATCATGCCGCGATCGAAGAAGCGCGCGGTGCCGCCAAGACGCCAGTGACGAAAGCGCGGTTGCCATTCGTGAGTGTCGTTCAGGATGGCGAGGCGCAAACTGCGGATGTCCTGCCATACGTCGATGACTTGCGTGAGCCGCCAAAGCGCGCTGGAGAGCAACGCGCCGTTCTCGCTCGCAAGTCCTTCGGCGGATGGCCGCATGGCTTCGGCGCGGGCACGCAGCGCATCCGGCATGCGCGCGAAGGCTTCGACGGCGGTCGGCTCGGCGGAATCGGGCATGGGCGCGGCGACCCACGCAGCCACGTCTTGCAGCAGCGCCTGCAACTCCGGCGTGCCCGCGCCGCGTTTATCGATCAGTTCGATGAGCGGGTCGGCCATCGACGAGATCAGCGGCAAGAAAATCTGCATGCGTCCTTGCAAGGCGCGCGCGCGGCTCACGATATCCGGCCGCGTATGGTCGTAAGTCAACTGGCTCAACAGCACTTCGAGGCCGTTGACCGTAGCGGCGAGCCGTTGCCGCGCCGCCGAGATGGCCGCCCCCGCGAGCCGCCCGGAGAGCGATTCGCTCGCGTAGAACGCGGCGTCGCGAAACCACGCGTCGGTGCGCTCGACGAGCGTCGGCGCGAGCCGGCTCGGAAACACCACGGAGCCGACGATGCTCGCCACCACGATGCCGAGCAGAATCTCTTCGGTGCGCGAGATCGCGAGATCGAACACGGTGGCCGGGTTCAACACGGAAGGCAGCGCGATCAGCGGCAGCGTATAGCCCGCGAGCAGGAACACGTAGCTGCGCGCGGTGCGGTCGAACATGGAGAGAAAGAGCAGGGAGCCCGTCCATAGCGCGACGATCACGCTGAACAGAAACGGCGACTCGACGAACGGCGGCACGATCAGCACCGCGCCCGCCGCGCCGATAGCCGTGCCGAGCGCGCGATACAAAGCTTTCGAGCGCGTCGCGCCGACGAACGGGTTCGAGACGATATAGACCGTGGCCATTGCCCAGTACGGGCGCGGCAGTTCGAGCGCGAGGCCGATATAAAGCGCGATCATCGCGGCGGCGAAGGTCTTGCCGGAGAAGAGCCACTCGCGCGCGGACGGGAAGTTCATGGCGTGCGCGCTCCGCTCTTGCCGTCATCGCGTGCGGGCACGGTGTCGAGCGTGGCGCTGAACGCGTTGAGCACGCGCAGCGTGGTTTCGAGGTCCTCGCGGCTCACGCCCTTGAGCAGCCGCGCGCGCAGCGACATCAGGCGCTCTTCCATGCGCGCGGTGACGGCGCGGCCTTCGTCGGTGAGTGTGATGGTCTTGGCGCGCTTGTCTTCGGGGTCTTCGTCGCGCCGCACGAGTCCGGCCGCGCATAGCTGGTCGAGCAGACGCACGAGCGACGGTCCCTCGATACCGACATGCTCCGCGAGGGTCACTTGCCGCACGCTCTCACCGAGCCGGTTGGCCGTGAGCAGCGGAACCGCGCACGCTTCAGAGACGCCATAGGACGCGAGCACGCCATGACTCGTACGCCGCCAGCGCCGCGCGGCAAGTACGAGTGTGCTGCTGACGGAGCGGCGCAGAAGGTCGAGATGGCTCATGGGGCGCGATTATATCGGCAGTTTTATTCGTTAGCGTCCTATCGATCAAAAATATCGCGGCACGCTCGTGTTATCTTTTTTGTCTCTTCATCGCGCGGGAAACGTCATGCCGATCGCCTATCTCCGGGGCCTGACTTCGCCCAGCCGCACGCAGTCGGCCAACCGCCGCCTCGGTTGCGCGCTGGCCTTCGTGGCGGGCGCGGCCAATGCGGGCGGCTTTCTCGCCGTGGGCCAATACACCTCGCACATGTCGGGGCTGGTGTCGTCGATCGCGGATAATTTCGTGCTCGGGCAAGCGGCGCTCGTGTTCTCGGCGATGAGCGCGGTGCTCGCGTTCGTCGCGGGAGCCGCGACTTCCGCGTTGCTCATCAACTGGGGACGCCAGCGCGCGGCGCATAGCGTGTTCGCGGTTCCGCTCGTCCTCGAAGCTTGCCTGCTGCTGGTGTTCGGCGTGCTCGGCGCGAATCTGGAGGCGCATCGTTTCTGGGACGTGCCGATGACCGTCATGCTGCTGTGCTTCGTGATGGGCCTGCAGAACGCGATGATCACCAAGATATCGAAAGCCGAGATTCGCACGACGCATGTGACGGGGCTCGTCACGGATATCGGCATAGAGCTGGGCAAGAGTCTGTATTGGAACCGGCGCGTCGGGCGCGACGACGAGCGCTATGTGCGCGCCAATCATGCGCGGCTCGCGCTCTTGAGTTCGCTTTTCGCGATGTTCATCGCGGGCGGCTTTGCAGGCGCGGTAGGCTTCGCGCATCTCGGGTTCATCGCGACCGTACCGCTTGCGGCCTTGCTGCTGCTCTTTGCGGCGGTGCCGGTGATGGACGATTTATCCGCTGGCCTGAGACGGGCGCGGAAGTAGTCACACTAAAACGGAGACGTTGCATGATCAGGATCGGGACGTTGAGCCTTTTGGCAACGGCCATTTTTTCCATCGGCGCGAGCCAAGCGGCGAATGCGGCGGCGGCGAGCGACAAGGCCATCAGGCAGACGGTCGATCGCACCATCGAGCCCTTGATGGCGCGCAATGGCATTGCGGGCATGGCGGTGGGGATCGTACTCGATGGCAAGACGCATATCTATAACTATGGCGTGGCGTCGAAGGAAGGCGCGAGGCCCGTCACGCGCGATACCTTGTTCGAACTGGGATCGGTGAGCAAGACGTTCACGGCGACGCTCGCTTCCTATGCCGAAGTGACCGGCCATCTCTCTCTCGACGATCACGTGAGCCGCTTCGTGCCGTCGCTGCGCGGCAGCCGTTTCGGCGACGACGTGACGCTCGTCGAACTCGGCACGCACACGCCGGGCGGCTTGCCGCTGCAAGTCCCCGACGACATTCACGACAACGCGCAACTGATCAAGTATTTCGAGGCGTGGAAACCTTCGTGCGAGCCGGGCACGTGCCGCACGTATGCGAATCCGGGTATCGGCATGCTGGGGTTCATCGCGGCGAAGAGCATGAATGCCGATTTCGATCAGCTCATGCAGCAGCGCATCTTTCCGGCGCTGGGATTGAAGAACACGTTCATCGACGTGCCGCCTTCGCGCAAGCACGATTACGCGCAAGGTTATGCGAAGGACGGCGCGCCCATTCGCATGGCGCCGGGCGTGTTGTCGTCGGAGGCTTATGGCGTGAAGTCGACTGCTGGCGACATGACGCGCTTCTTGCTGGCCAACATGAACGAAGCAGGACGTATCGATGCAAAGCTGCAACGCGCGATCGTCGCCACGCATACGGGCTACTTTCAAACCGGGCCAATGACGCAGGATTTGATCTGGGAGCAGTATCCGTATCCGGTCGAACTGCAGGCGTTGCTCGACGGCAATTCATCTTCGATGGCGCTGGAAGCGCATCCCGCCACGCGCCTCGACCCGCCGATGAAACCGCGTCAGGACGTGTGGATCAATAAGACGGGTTCGACCAACGGCTTTGGTGCTTATCTGGCATTCGTGCCGGAAGAGGACGTGGGCATCGTGTTTCTGGCGAACAAGAACTTCCCTATTCCGGAACGCGTCGCGGCGGCGCATGCGATCGTCAAGGCGCTGGATACCGTGAAGTAGGTAACAGATGCGCTGCATCGCGAGAAGCGCATCGACGTCCATAAAGGCGCGTGGGGTTGAGCCGATACCCACGCGCTCAGAACATCACCGTCACGATTACCGTATCGCTATGACTGCCTGGCGGCCGGGTCGGTTGCGAAGTCGATATTCGACGCCGCAATTATTTCTCCGAACATGCGTGTGATTGAAAGCGGGCCTGTTACTCTGCCGCTCCTGCTCACTTGACGACGTGCGGGAAAAAATCCTGAAGCTATTGATTCATTGTATTTGTTTAGGTAATTTTCACCGGTTGGTTAAGCTGGCTCACCTTTGGCGCCGATGTTCGGCGTGCTTGGCATTTCGTCTTTACAAACGCTGGGAATTCCCCTATTTCTGAAGACGGCGCGGCGTCACCTCTAGAAACGCGCCGC harbors:
- a CDS encoding FUSC family protein, producing MNFPSAREWLFSGKTFAAAMIALYIGLALELPRPYWAMATVYIVSNPFVGATRSKALYRALGTAIGAAGAVLIVPPFVESPFLFSVIVALWTGSLLFLSMFDRTARSYVFLLAGYTLPLIALPSVLNPATVFDLAISRTEEILLGIVVASIVGSVVFPSRLAPTLVERTDAWFRDAAFYASESLSGRLAGAAISAARQRLAATVNGLEVLLSQLTYDHTRPDIVSRARALQGRMQIFLPLISSMADPLIELIDKRGAGTPELQALLQDVAAWVAAPMPDSAEPTAVEAFARMPDALRARAEAMRPSAEGLASENGALLSSALWRLTQVIDVWQDIRSLRLAILNDTHEWQPRFRHWRLGGTARFFDRGMMLFSTGVAVSAIIVACGLWIESGWNDGAGAVTLAAVACCFFAALDEPAPQVFAFFLATCMSVVLAGLYVFAVLPHVHDFAMLVLIFAIPFLIIGTLIPRPRFNLVTMLVAVNTATFISIQSAYEADFFVFLNSNLAGVAGLLFAFVWTRVTRPFGAELAVARLTRSAWRDIVRSTLPEAFHDQRNFYSRMLDRLMQVLPRLAATDAHRHPSIESFRDFRVALNALDLRRARRKMSVEVQSSIDDVLAGVRQYFQHCLERRARQPVPGTLIQTIDAAARQVVAANSVAEEAAPVASRGERSLRDTLHALVGIRLSLHPPAVDKPANERQEPA
- the ampC gene encoding class C beta-lactamase, whose product is MIRIGTLSLLATAIFSIGASQAANAAAASDKAIRQTVDRTIEPLMARNGIAGMAVGIVLDGKTHIYNYGVASKEGARPVTRDTLFELGSVSKTFTATLASYAEVTGHLSLDDHVSRFVPSLRGSRFGDDVTLVELGTHTPGGLPLQVPDDIHDNAQLIKYFEAWKPSCEPGTCRTYANPGIGMLGFIAAKSMNADFDQLMQQRIFPALGLKNTFIDVPPSRKHDYAQGYAKDGAPIRMAPGVLSSEAYGVKSTAGDMTRFLLANMNEAGRIDAKLQRAIVATHTGYFQTGPMTQDLIWEQYPYPVELQALLDGNSSSMALEAHPATRLDPPMKPRQDVWINKTGSTNGFGAYLAFVPEEDVGIVFLANKNFPIPERVAAAHAIVKALDTVK
- a CDS encoding YoaK family protein, which encodes MPIAYLRGLTSPSRTQSANRRLGCALAFVAGAANAGGFLAVGQYTSHMSGLVSSIADNFVLGQAALVFSAMSAVLAFVAGAATSALLINWGRQRAAHSVFAVPLVLEACLLLVFGVLGANLEAHRFWDVPMTVMLLCFVMGLQNAMITKISKAEIRTTHVTGLVTDIGIELGKSLYWNRRVGRDDERYVRANHARLALLSSLFAMFIAGGFAGAVGFAHLGFIATVPLAALLLLFAAVPVMDDLSAGLRRARK
- a CDS encoding DUF1656 domain-containing protein, encoding MIGEIDILGVFVPAVLVLMFIAYLVNLVIRTVLARVGFYRFVWHRSVFDLGIYVLVLGLVVVVSHRLIP
- a CDS encoding HlyD family secretion protein, whose amino-acid sequence is MKKTWFSVGQILLTLIVVAIAGAVLWKLVDYYMFAPWTRDGHVRADVIQVAPDVAGLITDVKVVDNQQVKRGDVLFVIDQARYTLALRNAQAAAQQRRATLDQAKREDVRNRSLGNLVAREVVEETHSRVEQAAAALADADVAIDTARLNLQRTEVLSPVDGYLNDRAPKVGEYVASGRAVLSVVDMNSFRVDGYFEETKLHGIDIGQPVDIKVMGEPNLLRGHVQSIVAAIEDRDRQQSSSLLPNVNPAFSWVRLAQRIPVRVTLDEIPADFRMIAGRTATVSVRGIGPTVGARPASNTVPAQATAPASPVAAHAASGASGASR
- a CDS encoding efflux transporter outer membrane subunit, translating into MPKRPKRPKLLKRCGLTLLASTLALAGCMTVGPNYKLPDGAVVNRDYANAAIDGADRAPVTQGTVPAKWWRLYDDPALDELVNEALLSNSDLRVAAANLARSRAEVEFANQQGGFSSKSSVGFQRAQESAEQYLLTEKLPVVNEGVLDLSVSYEFDLFGKLKRGVEAANADDEAIEAALDLARITVVADVVRAYVDSCAAAEELGIAQRSLSLQKQRVTLSQRLRDAGRGNQSEVTRGQTQSDTLAADIPRYVARRRVAQYRLAMLLARPAAQLPRATLACKKAPHVRQPIPVGDGAALLRRRPDVRQAERQLAASTARIGVATAALYPSVSFGASVGSVGVAEDLLGASTNRWAFGPLINWNFPINGQRARVRQAEAASGGALAHFDGVVLNALRETQSALANYASDTTRADALRTAYKSAVESADETHRLYSAGRESFLSDLDATRTLTSVAAQVAAAEAQVAQDQVTLFLALGGGWERDEEVAVGAGGK
- a CDS encoding MarR family winged helix-turn-helix transcriptional regulator encodes the protein MSHLDLLRRSVSSTLVLAARRWRRTSHGVLASYGVSEACAVPLLTANRLGESVRQVTLAEHVGIEGPSLVRLLDQLCAAGLVRRDEDPEDKRAKTITLTDEGRAVTARMEERLMSLRARLLKGVSREDLETTLRVLNAFSATLDTVPARDDGKSGARTP